The Planctomycetota bacterium nucleotide sequence CGTGCACCGTCCGCATCGGCGACGAGACACGCACGCTCGAAGCCGGTCACACGGCGATCGCGCCGGCGGGCGTGCTGCATGGCGTCGTCAACGAGTCGGACGACCCTGCGACGCTGCTGGTTTTCATGGCCCCGCATCCGCGGCTCGTGTGAAAACTACATCAGCCCCAGGTGCAGTTTCGCCGCATCGCTCATCAGGTCCTTGTTCCAAGGCGGGTCCCACACGATCTGCACATCGCAGCTTTTGACCTGCGGAATCGTCATGACGCCGCGGCGCACCTCGCCGGGCAGCACCTGCGCTTCGGGACAATTGGGCGTCGTGAGCGTCATATCGATCTTCACCGCGCCGGTCGGCTCGTCGATGTCGATCTTATAGATCAGCCCCAGTTCGTAAATGCTGATGGGAATCTCGGGATCGAAGATACGCTTCAGCTCGTAAACGATGCGCTCGCGCAGATCAGCGGGGGGATCGCCTTCGGGCGGCTGGGGCGGGGTCGGTTCGGAGGAGTAGATACGCATGACGATTGGGCTCACTGATACGCGGCGGCGAGGGCGCGGATGCGCTTGACCATGGCGTGCAATCCGTTGCGGCGCGTCGGGCTCAGATGTTCTTCCAGATCGAGCTTGGTCAGGATGCCCGTGATGTCGGTGTCGAGAATCTGCTGCGGCGTGCGGCCGTTGTAGATAATGCGAAGGATGGCAATGAGCCCGCTGACGAGAAAAGCGTCGGCCTGTGCATCAAACTCGATGATGGCGGGAGAGCCGTTCGATGCGGGCGTCACATGCTCCTTGAGGAACACGGTGGCCTGACACCCGTGCACGCGCGTGTCCTCATTGCAGTCTTCGGGCTTCATCGGCGGCAGTTTCTTGCCCAGGTCGAGCAGATACGTGAACCGCTGCTCCCAGTCGCCGAGGAACTCGAAGTTTTCGGTGAGTTCGTCGATCGTGATGGCGGCCTGTTCGGTCATGGTGATGCATTCTACGCGCGTGGCCCGTTTCAAAGTCCCGCGAACATGCGGCGGACTTTGGCGAGTGCGGCGATCAGGGCGTCGATGTCTTCGCGCGTGTTGTACATCGCCACGGACGCGCGGACGGTGGCGGGAATATGAAAGCGATCCATCACCGGCTGGGCACAATGATGCCCGGTCCGCACGGCCACGCCCTCGCGATCAAGCACCGGGGCCATGTCGTAGGGATGAATGCCTTCGAGCGTGAACGAGAGTACGCTGACTTTTTCGGCGGCGGTGCCGATGAGGCGCAGGCCTTCGATTTGCGAAAGCTGCTGCGTGCCATATTCGGTGAGCGCGTGTTCATGGGCGTTCATGGCGGTGTAGTCGATCGCGGCGAGGTAGTCGGCGGCGACGCCCAGCGCGATGCCGCCGCAGATATGTGGCGTGCCGGCTTCGAATTTATACGGCAGATTGTTGTAGACGGTTTTCTGGAATGTCACCGAAGCGATCATGTCGCCGCCGCCTTGATAAGGGGGCATCTTTTCCAATAGCGCTTCGCGGCCCCACAGGATGCCGATGCCGGTCGGGCCGTACATCTTGTGACCGGACAAGGCGTAGAAGTCGCAGCCGAGCGCCCGTACGTCGATCTTCAGATGCGGAGCGGCTTGCGCACCGTCGATGAGCACGACAGCCCCGGCCTGATGCGCCCGATCGATGATGCGCTTGATCGGATTGATCGTGCCCAGCGCGTTGGAAATATGATTGACCGCGACGATCTTCGTACGCTCGGTCAGCAGCGACTCGAACGCGTTCATGTCCAGTTCGCCGCGGTCATTGATGGGAACGACCATGAGCGTCGCGCCGGTCTGTTCGCAGACCATCTGCCAGGGGACGATGTTGGAATGATGCTCGAGCCAGGTGATGAGCACTTCGTCGCCGGGCTTGAGCGTCGAGCGGCCGAACGATTGGGCGACGAGATTGATGCTCTCGGTGGTGCCGCGGGTGAAGATGATCTCGTGCGCGTGATCCGCACCGAGAAAACGAGCCATTTTCGCGCGGGCGCCTTCGTAGGCCTCGGTCGCTTTTTCAGCGAGATAGTGGACGCCGCGGTGGATATTCGCATTCGTCGAGCGGTAGTAGTCATCGATGGCGTCGATGACGCATTGGGGCTTCTGACTGGTCGCGGCGTTGTCGAGGTAGACGAGCGGCTTGCCGTGGACTTTCGTGGCGAGGATTGGAAAGTCGGCGCGCACGCGCGGCACGTCGAAGGACGTGTCGGGATGGGTCACGGTCGGGTTCATGGGTTAGAGCAGATTGTCCATCAGACTCATCTGCGGCAGGCGCGTGACAAGGAGCTTTTCGAGCGGACGGCGGATGGCTTCGATGTCCATGCGGTCGATGCTTTCGTGCGCGAAGGCATAGATGAGCATGCCGCGGGCGGCTTCTTCGCTCAGGCCGCGGGCCTGAAGGTAGAAGAGGGCGTCTTCATCGATCTGGCCAGTCGTCGCGCCGTGCGTGCATTTGACATCGTCGGCGTAGATTTCAAGTTGCGGCTTGGTGTCGATCTGAGCGTCATTACTAAGAAGCAGATTCGAATTATGCTGCACGGCATCGGTCTTCTGAGCGCCTTCGTTGACGACGATGCGGCCGCTGAAGACGGCTTTGGCGTGATCGTCGAGAATGCCGCGGTAGAACTGGCGCGATCCGCAGTTGGGGGCGGCATGGACGACGCGCATGTGGTTGTCCATGTGCTGGTCACGGTGCGGCAGGTAGAGGCCGTTGATCATGGCGTAGGCGTTTTCGCCGACGAGTTCGAGGTGTATGTTGTTGCGGGCGATCGCGCCGCCGAGGAGGACGGAGTGGGACTCGAAGCGGCTGTCACGGTCCTGATCGGCGCGGAGGGTGGCGATGTTGAAGGACGCTTCGCTCTCGCGTTCGAGCAGGTAGTGGTGCAGTTCGGCGTTGGGGCCGACGCAGGCCTCGGTCACGGCGTTGGAAAAGTAGACATTTTGCGAGTGACTGACATAGTTTTCAATCACGGTGGCGTGCGACCCGTGCTCGGCGATGATCAGATTGCGCGGGTGCGACGCGAGGGGGCGATCGGCGTCGGTGGCGAAAAAGAGCATGTGAATCGGCGCATCGATTTTGAGATTTCGGCCGATGTGGATGAACGCGCCGTCTTCAACGAAGGCGGTGTTGAGGGCGGTGAAGGCATCGGCGCTTTCGTCGGCGTAGCGGCCGAGGTGCTCGCGGACCAGATCGGCGTGTTCGCCGGTCAGCGCGGCGGCGAGGCCGGTGACGGCGACGCCTTTGGGGAGTGAGCGGAGGATGGACAGGTCGGGGCGGTAGCGGCCGTCGACGAAGACGATGCGGGCGCTGCTCACGCCGCCGAAGGCGAGACTGGCGAGGGTGTCGGCCGTCACTTCGGAGCCGGTGTTTTCGGCGAGTTGGAAGGCGGTTTTGGCAATGGGCTGCACATTGGTGAAACGCCATTCCTCCATTTTCGTCGTGGGGAATCCCATCTCGGCAAAACGGGCGAAGGCGCGGCGGCGGCGATCACTGAAGAAGGCCCACGGCCCGGCGGCGGCGCGGGCGGCGACGCGTTGAAAGTCGGCGGCGAAGGAATCGGTCTGTTCCATGACTTGAGGCATCGGTTCGTCCTTGTCGCTTAGCGGGCGCCGGCGGTGGCGGGGGAGCTGGCTGCGGCGGGCTGCTTCTCGACCCAGCCGTACCCCTTGCTTTCGAGTTCGAGGGCCAGTTCCTTGTCGCCGCTGTGAACGATGCGGCCGTCGACGAGGACATGGACGAAGTCGGGGACGATGTATTCGAGAAGGCGCTGGTAATGCGTGATGACAAGGAAGGCGCGGTCGGGGGAGCGCATCTTGTTGACGCCATCGGCGACGATGCGGAGGGCGTCGATGTCGAGGCCCGAGTCGGTTTCATCGAGGACAGCGAAGGTCGGCTCGAGCAGGGCGAGTTGGAAGATTTCGTGGCGTTTCTTCTCGCCGCCGGAGAAACCTTCATTGACGGCCCGCTTGAGCATGTCCAGATCGATTTCGACCAGCTTGGCTTTTTCGCGGAAGAGCGTCAGGAGCTTCATGGCGTCAAGCTCATCAAGTCCGCGATATTTGCGGACGGCATTGACGGCGGCGCGGAGGAATTGCATGGAGCTGACCCCCGGAATTTCCACGGGGTACTGGAAGGCGAGGAACAGACCTTTGCAGGCGCGTTCGTCGGGCTCCATTTCCAGGAGGTTCTTGCCGTGGTAGATGACCTGGCCGTCGGTGATTTCGTAGTCTTCCTTGCCGGCGAGGACGTTGGCGAGGGTACTCTTGCCGGAGCCGTTGGGACCCATGATGGAGTGGACTTCGCCGGGGTGGATGGCGAGGTTGATGCCCTTGAGGATGGGCTTGC carries:
- a CDS encoding cupin domain-containing protein, which produces MQKVNLYESPRMFTDVYCLLPGQSQKDHTHDANDKVYHVLTGSCTVRIGDETRTLEAGHTAIAPAGVLHGVVNESDDPATLLVFMAPHPRLV
- a CDS encoding DUF59 domain-containing protein codes for the protein MRIYSSEPTPPQPPEGDPPADLRERIVYELKRIFDPEIPISIYELGLIYKIDIDEPTGAVKIDMTLTTPNCPEAQVLPGEVRRGVMTIPQVKSCDVQIVWDPPWNKDLMSDAAKLHLGLM
- a CDS encoding cysteine desulfuration protein SufE gives rise to the protein MTEQAAITIDELTENFEFLGDWEQRFTYLLDLGKKLPPMKPEDCNEDTRVHGCQATVFLKEHVTPASNGSPAIIEFDAQADAFLVSGLIAILRIIYNGRTPQQILDTDITGILTKLDLEEHLSPTRRNGLHAMVKRIRALAAAYQ
- the sufS gene encoding SufS family cysteine desulfurase, with the translated sequence MNPTVTHPDTSFDVPRVRADFPILATKVHGKPLVYLDNAATSQKPQCVIDAIDDYYRSTNANIHRGVHYLAEKATEAYEGARAKMARFLGADHAHEIIFTRGTTESINLVAQSFGRSTLKPGDEVLITWLEHHSNIVPWQMVCEQTGATLMVVPINDRGELDMNAFESLLTERTKIVAVNHISNALGTINPIKRIIDRAHQAGAVVLIDGAQAAPHLKIDVRALGCDFYALSGHKMYGPTGIGILWGREALLEKMPPYQGGGDMIASVTFQKTVYNNLPYKFEAGTPHICGGIALGVAADYLAAIDYTAMNAHEHALTEYGTQQLSQIEGLRLIGTAAEKVSVLSFTLEGIHPYDMAPVLDREGVAVRTGHHCAQPVMDRFHIPATVRASVAMYNTREDIDALIAALAKVRRMFAGL
- the sufD gene encoding Fe-S cluster assembly protein SufD; this encodes MPQVMEQTDSFAADFQRVAARAAAGPWAFFSDRRRRAFARFAEMGFPTTKMEEWRFTNVQPIAKTAFQLAENTGSEVTADTLASLAFGGVSSARIVFVDGRYRPDLSILRSLPKGVAVTGLAAALTGEHADLVREHLGRYADESADAFTALNTAFVEDGAFIHIGRNLKIDAPIHMLFFATDADRPLASHPRNLIIAEHGSHATVIENYVSHSQNVYFSNAVTEACVGPNAELHHYLLERESEASFNIATLRADQDRDSRFESHSVLLGGAIARNNIHLELVGENAYAMINGLYLPHRDQHMDNHMRVVHAAPNCGSRQFYRGILDDHAKAVFSGRIVVNEGAQKTDAVQHNSNLLLSNDAQIDTKPQLEIYADDVKCTHGATTGQIDEDALFYLQARGLSEEAARGMLIYAFAHESIDRMDIEAIRRPLEKLLVTRLPQMSLMDNLL
- the sufC gene encoding Fe-S cluster assembly ATPase SufC; this translates as MTTPLIEIKNLHASVDGKPILKGINLAIHPGEVHSIMGPNGSGKSTLANVLAGKEDYEITDGQVIYHGKNLLEMEPDERACKGLFLAFQYPVEIPGVSSMQFLRAAVNAVRKYRGLDELDAMKLLTLFREKAKLVEIDLDMLKRAVNEGFSGGEKKRHEIFQLALLEPTFAVLDETDSGLDIDALRIVADGVNKMRSPDRAFLVITHYQRLLEYIVPDFVHVLVDGRIVHSGDKELALELESKGYGWVEKQPAAASSPATAGAR